A window from Bufo bufo chromosome 1, aBufBuf1.1, whole genome shotgun sequence encodes these proteins:
- the GPR85 gene encoding probable G-protein coupled receptor 85 → MANDSHAADNILQNVSPLTAFLKLTSLGFIIGVSVVGNLLISILLVKDKTLHRAPYYFLLDLCCSDILRSAICFPFVFTSVKNGSTWTYGNLTCKVIAFLGVLSCFHTAFMLFCISVTRYLAIAHHRFYTKRLTFWTCLAVICMVWTLSVAMAFPPVLDVGTYSFIREEDQCTFQHRSFRANDSLGFMLLLALILLATQLVYLKLIFFVHDRRKMKPVQFVAAVSQNWTFHGPGASGQAAANWLAGFGRGPTPPTLLGIRQNANTTGRRRLLVLDEFKMEKRISRMFYIMTFLFLTLWGPYLVACYWRVFARGPVVPGGFLTAAVWMSFAQAGINPFVCIFSNRELRRCFSTTLLYCRKSRLPREPYCVI, encoded by the coding sequence ATGGCGAACGATAGCCATGCAGCCGACAACATTCTGCAAAATGTGTCTCCGTTAACAGCGTTTTTAAAGCTAACATCATTGGGCTTTATAATAGGAGTCAGTGTGGTGGGTAACCTTCTTATCTCCATTTTGCTTGTTAAAGATAAGACCTTACACAGAGCTCCTTACTACTTCCTGTTGGATCTGTGCTGCTCAGATATCCTGAGATCCGCTATTTGTTTTCCATTTGTGTTCACCTCCGTGAAGAATGGCTCGACATGGACTTATGGGAATCTTACTTGCAAAGTGATTGCATTTCTTGGGGTCTTGTCCTGTTTTCACACCGCATTCATGTTATTCTGTATAAGTGTTACCAGATACTTAGCTATAGCCCACCATCGGTTTTATACAAAAAGGTTGACTTTTTGGACTTGTTTGGCAGTCATTTGCATGGTGTGGACCTTATCTGTAGCTATGGCCTTCCCGCCAGTCCTTGACGTTGGCACCTACTCCTTTATTAGAGAGGAAGACCAGTGCACGTTTCAGCATCGTTCCTTCAGGGCCAACGATTCCTTGGGATTTATGTTACTCCTTGCTCTCATTCTTCTAGCCACACAGCTTGTCTACCTCAAGCTGATATTTTTTGTTCACGACCGAAGGAAAATGAAGCCAGTCCAGTTTGTAGCAGCAGTAAGCCAGAATTGGACTTTTCATGGTCCTGGAGCCAGCGGTCAAGCAGCAGCTAACTGGCTTGCAGGCTTTGGAAGGGGTCCCACACCGCCCACCTTACTTGGAATAAGGCAAAATGCGAACACCACAGGCAGGAGAAGGCTGCTGGTTTTAGATGAATTCAAAATGGAAAAAAGGATCAGTAGAATGTTCTATATTATGACATTCCTTTTCCTGACCTTGTGGGGGCCCTATTTGGTAGCTTGTTACTGGAGAGTTTTTGCCAGAGGTCCTGTTGTACCAGGAGGATTTCTAACAGCGGCTGTCTGGATGAGTTTTGCCCAAGCTGGAATCAATCCTTTTGTCTGCATTTTCTCAAACAGGGAGCTGAGGCGCTGTTTCAGCACAACCCTTCTTTACTGCAGAAAATCCAGGTTACCAAGGGAACCTTACTGTGTTATATGA